The sequence TTTCCTGCTGCAGCGGATCGTCGGTGCAGGCGAGCCGACAGGCGCAGCGCATGGCCGCCACATGGATGGAGACCATCTGAGACACCAGCATGGCCTCGATGGAATCCTTCGGCGCGATGCTCCCGATCATCGAGATCATGAAGGCGAGATTGGCTTCATCGGGCTTCTGCGCGACCGCGCTCGCCTTGGCCAATTGCCTCAGCATGCCGTGCAGGGCGTCGCGATCGGCGGCACCGAGCGCCGCCGCCAGCAGCTGCTCGGCGCTTTGCGGGTCGGCATGGCTGATCGCGATGCGATGCTTGTAGAGTTTTACCCGTGGGCGCGCGGCGGGAAGGCTGTCGGCCGCAAGCGGCGAGGTGATTTGGCGGTTCGGAGATGTCGTCATGGCTCTTGTCCTTTGCAGGCGCAGGCGTGCGAACGAGCCTTCGCCCGTCGCGCGCGAATGCGAATTTCGGATATTGATGGAGGGGTTACGCGCACCAGGCCGAGGCATCCGCGGGCCGGGCGGCGGGGACGCAGGCGCTTGTTGCGATGGTGGCATTATGCCCCTGTATTGCCCGACGAGTCAAATTTGGTTCGTCGTATCCGAAAGACTCGCAAGTCATTGATTCGACAGTGGTCGGCTACTGTGCATGGGGTTGTTTTCGCACTTCGTGTTTGAGAATTGCACTCTCGTGCCGCGCGGCGGAATGCGGGCACACAAACGCGATTGCGAATTTCGGCACGACCGCTATTCATGATCGTCGACGCGCCGCACCAACAAGCATGCACAGGCGGCGCGGTGAGGCCTGGGGAGGGAACGAATGCAACGAACGCTTCGCCTGCTGGCGATTGTCGCCGCCTTGTGCGTGACGACAGAGGCCCTCGCGCAGAAATATCCGGCGCGGCCGGCCAAGATCGTGGTCGGCTTCAGCGCGGGCGGCCCGGTCGACGTCGTCGCGCGCATCGTCGCTGATCGGCTCAGCAACAAGCTCGGCCAGCCCTTCGTGGTCGAGAACCGCGCCGGCGCCAACGGCATGATCGCAGCCGAGGGCGTGGCGCGTGCGGATGCGGACGGCTACACCATCCTCGCTTGCAACTCGTCGACGATCACGCTGAACAAGACGCTGTTCAAGGACATCCGCTACGATCCGCAAGTCGATTTTGCGCCGCTCACCACAGTCGTGTCGGCGCCGCTCGTCCTCGTCGTCAATCCCGAGAATCCCAAGACGGCGAACATCAAATCCGTCGCCGATCTCGTCGCCGCGGCGAAGGCCGCGCCGGGCGCGCTCGCTTACGGCTCGGGCGGCAACGGCAATCTCGCCCATCTCGCCATGGAGCTGCTCAGCCAGAAGGCCGGCATCAAGATGATCCACGTGCCCTATCGCGGCGGCTCGGCGGCCGAGGTTGGCATTCTCGCGCAGGAGGTGCTGGCGGTGTTCGATCCGCTCTCCGCCGTGCCGCTGGTCAAGGCCGGCAAGCTGCGCGCGCTCGCGGTGTCGTCGGCCGAGCGGCTGCCGGCGCTGCCCGACGTGCCGACGGTGGCGGAAGCCGGCTATCCGGGCTTCGACATCTCGTTCTGGGTCGGCTTCTTCATGCCGAAGGCAACGCCCGCGCCGATCCTGGAGACACTGCACCGGGAGATCGTCGCGGCCGCCAAGGATCCGGCTGCCGAGGAGAAGCTCGGCTCGCAAGGCGTCGTCTCGGTGCTCGGTCCCACTGAGTACGCCGCCAAGATCGCCAAGGAGACCAAGGATCTCGCCGATGTCGTGGCCGCGGCGAACATCAAGGCGGAGTGAGGCGAGGGCGGCGAGCGCAGGCCGGAACGACGTTCCTATTCATCGCCGATTATCTGCGCCAGCCGATCGAGCAGCGGGCGCTGTCCGGCGTTGATCTTCTTCCGTGCCTCGTCGAGCGTGAACCATTCGGCCCGGTCGACCTCCGGGAAAACCTGCCGCTTGCCGTTGCGTGGCGGCCATTCCATCTCGAATGTGTTGCTGCGAATGCTGCTCGTGTCGATGTCGAATTCGGCGGCAAACGCGGTAACGCGCTTGCCTCCGCGCTGCTTGATTTGATCCAGCGCCATCAGCGGCACGGTCAGCTCGAGCCCAAGCTCTTCGGCAAACTCTCGCCGCGCGGCGATCTCCGCATCTTCCTCATCCGCATACTCGCCCTTCGGGATCGACCAGGCGCCGAGATCCTTGGTGCGCCAGAACGGCCCCCCGGGATGAACCAGGAGAACCTCGAGCCTTTTCCGCTTCCGATAGGCGAGGATCCCGGCACTCTTCGATGGCATCGCAAGTTCCCTGCAGAAGCGGTCCGCCCTCTCGGGAAAAAGTGGAACTTGGCGTTTTAGCGCAGGTTAGTAGCCAAGTTTCATTTGATGAAAGGGAGTGAACCATGATCCGCCTGTTGGCAACCACCGCATTAGGGCTGGTGCTGGCGAGCGCCGCTTATGCGCAATCGCCGAGCACGACGACCAAGCCCGAGCAGACCCCGCAATCCCAATCGAATTCCACAGCGCCTTCGACGGCATCGCCATCTGCCTCGCAGCAGACCACATCGCAGCCGCAGCAATCACCGGCGACGGGAACTTCGGCGCAGAATACGCAGAACACCGGGACCGCCAATTCCGGCTCCGGCACCTCCAACAATGCCGCGAACAGCTCGGACACATCTCGGCCGCAGAGCGGCACCGCTAGCTCGAACACCACCGGTAACCAACCCGCGACCCAGCAGAGCGCCAACCCGCCGCCCGCGAACACGAACCAGGCGCAGGATCGGTCCAATCCACCGCCGGCCAATAGCAATCAGGCCCAGCAGGCGCCCGCCGCATCCGGAACCAATCAGGCTCAGCAGGCGCCGACCAGCAACCAGGCGCAGGGTGAACGGTCCGGAGCCAACTCACAAGCAGCCGCACAAACCGACGTCAACCTCAACAAGCAGCAGGAGACCAGGATCAGCACCTCGATCTCGCGTCTGAACGTCCGGCCCGTGACCAATGTCAATTTCTCGTTGAATGTCGGCACGGTGGTGCCGCGCGACGTTCATCTGTCGACACTGCCGCCCGACGTCGTCGAGATCGTGCCGCAATATCGCGGCTACAGCTTTGCGCTGGTGAAGGATGAGATCGTCGTGGTCGATCCTGCGACGTACAAGATCGTGACGGTACTGCCCTATTCGGGACAGTCCACGGCAACGACGACGACCACGCGCGAGCGCAGCGCCAGCAAGTTCTCGGACCGCGATCGCGAAGCCATCCGCAAGCATGCGAAAACCCGCACCGAGGGGCGCAAGGAAGTGCGGACCACCGGCAGCACCGCGCGCAGTGAAATCCGCGTCGGTGACCGTCTTCCCGAAGGCGTCGAGGTCGAGGAATTCCCGACCACGGTCTACCGCGACGCGCCTGATCTGCGCGAGTATCGCTACATCCACCGCGACACCCGGACCTATGTCATCGAGCCGCGTGAGCGTCGCGTGATCGAGGAGATCGATTAGCAGCGGATATCGGAGCCGCCAGACCTGGCGGCTCCGAATGCTAACCCGACGGCCGTTCGCGCGAGGCGAGGCGAACAGCCCGGGCTTTCGCGCTCTTTCCGGCAGCGCGTGCCGCGATCATGCTGCGCGCCTTGCCGCTGGCGGCAGCATTCTTCCGAAGCAGCGATGCGAACCGCTTCCGCGCAGCGCTCGTCGTCGGGCGCGCGGCAAGCTGCTCGGACTTGCGGATGATGGTCACCACCGAAGGGGTCAGGTTGACCGGAACCCAGGCGACATCCTTGGCCTTCGAAAGACTGCCGATGCCTTCGCAAGGCGCTTCGCGCGGCAGGTCGATCCGGATCGCAAGCGCTTCGGCGCGTTCGGTCCAGTCCTCGGCCTGTGTGCCCGTGATGATGCGCACATAGTCGCGAGTCTCGCGCGGCAGTTCGCTCTGTTTGGCGAGCCACTTCTGGATGCGGCCGGGGCCGGCGTTGTAGGCGGCTGCGGCAAGGCCGAGATTGCCGAAATCGTCGCGCAGCTTGCGCAGGAATTTTGCCGATGCCGGCAGCGCCTTCATCGGATCGAAGGGATCGTCGAGCCCGACCTCGGCGGCGGTCTCCGGCATGAACTGCGCGACGCCCTGCGCGCCGGCGTGGCTGACTTCGTGGGATTTGAAGCGGCTCTCCTGCCAGATCAGGCGCGCGAAGAACGGCACCGGAATGCCGCTGGTCTCGGCGGCCTCGCGAAGCGCATGACAGAATTGCTCAATGGGTGACCTCTGCGCTTGCGTCACAGGCTGGATCTCCGGCGCCGGCTCGATCACCTGCTCATGCGCTGCACGAGCGTTGGCGACCTCGATGGCCTGCACACTGGCAAGGAAGAGTTCGACCACTGGAACCAGTGGCGAGACCTGAGTGTTCACAAGGACGGTGCGATCGACAATCGATGTTTGCCGGGACGCCGACGAATTCAGGTCGCACATCAGAATCAGAAACGCGGCGCAAGCCGCGACGACAAATCGCATTTGCTGGGGCAACCTCGAACTGTGGGGTGAACTGCCAGCGATGCGCCGGCGATAGGAAGCTGTTAACCGTCCGATTGCGGCAAAGCTGCGTTCTCGTCGGTTCCTTCGGTGTTACTACGGTGTTCCCAAGGAGAAACTGTCCGCGGTTTTGCGGGTCATCATTTGTGAATCGGGACGAACGATCATGATGCGATGGATGCTTGGCACGGTGATGTTGCTGTGGTTCGTCTGCCCGGTGCTCGCGGGCAATCTCGATGCGAACGCTGTCAATGATGCGGCGCGCTCCGAAAAGCCGCCGGCCACGGACAAGATCAGCGCACCCACGGCGAAGCTTCAGATCCTGCTCGACCGCGCGCAATTCTCCCCCGGTCAGATCGATGGCAAGTTCGGAGAAAACGCGCAGAAGGCATTGAAGGCGTTCGCCGAGCAGAACGGTCTCGGCTTCGACAAGACGATCGCCCCCGAACTCTGGGACAAGCTGAATGCTGCGAGCGAAGGGCCTGTCCTCGTCGACTACAAAATCACCGACGCAGATGTTAAGGGGCCATTTCTCAAGAAGCTGCCGACGAAGCTCGAGGACATGAAGTCGCTGGAGGCGCTGAGCTACACCAGTCCGCTCGAAGGGCTCGCGGAGAAATTCCACATGAGCGAGGAGCTGTTGAAGGCGCTCAATCCAAAGAAGGCTTTCGACAAGGCGGGCGAGACGATCATCGTGGCCAACATTCCGGCGCGACGGGAGCTTCCACGCATTGCGCGGGTGGAGATCGACAAAGCGAGCGAAACGCTCAAGGCGTTCGATGAGACCGGCCGGCTGATCGCTTATTATCCGGCGTCAGTCGGCAGTGCAGATCGTCCGACACCAACGGGGACACTGAAGGTCACTGCCGCCCACGAGCAGCCGACTTATCGCTACAATCCCGAGTACAAGTTCAAAGGCGTGAAATCCAAGAGACCCTTCGACATCAAGCCGGGGCCGAACAATCCGGTGGGATCGTACTGGATCGGCCTATCGGCGCAGGGCTACGGCATTCACGGAACGGCCGAGCCCGACAGGGTCAGCAAGTCGGCGTCTCACGGCTGCGTCAGGCTGACCAATTGGGACGCGCGTGTGCTCGGCGAGAACGTCAAGCGCGGCACGTCCGTGGTTTTCCTCGATGCATCGACCGATACGTCCTCAAGGCAGCAGGGCGCGCCCGCGGCGAAGCGCGCCTCGAACTAGTCCTTGCGCATCGGATCTCGTGACACGCGTCGAGTATCAAGTTGAGTCAGCCAGCAACGAAGGCGAGCAGGGTGCCATTGGCCTTGGCCGGCGGCACGCAGATCGCGTTCCCACTGCGCATGGCGACCGAACCGAGCGCCGTTTCGGTTGCTGCGAGATCGCCGCTGACCAGCACCAGCGCCGCGCCGCCGCGTTCGGAGAGGCCGGTCAGCGGCACGCCGGGATAGAGTCTGCCGAGCTGGTCCAGCGTCAGATAGACAAAGTCGGCGCGATCTCCGCCGGAAGGCACGGTGGCCGCGCCGTCCGCATCGGTCGTCGGCTCACGGTCGATCAGGCGTGCCAGATGCGCGGCTTCCTTCGCGGGCTCGGGCGTTGCGATCAGCGTCTGCCTGATCCGCTTCGCCGCATTGGCATGCCTCATCAGTTCGGGAATCCACACGGTCTCGCGGGTCTTGTGCTGGCAGGCGAAGATGCGCACGCCGCCCGGCGCTTCCGCGGTCGGCCACATGAAGGTGCGAAATTTTGCCGCCGAGACCCTGCCATCGGGCAGCGTCACAGGCCGCTCGAAATCGGTCGGGCCGATCGGCTCCAGGCCTCGTGCACGGATCTCCTCGGCGCCGGCGGCGGAATCGACTGCAGTGAAGGCGATGCGCTCGATGCCTTCACCGCGCTTGTCGAGGAAGGCGCGCGCGGGGGCATTGAGCTCGGTTGGGGCGAGCACGCCGAGCAGCTCCATATAGTCAGGGTCGAACATGATCGTGTAATTGCCCGTGCCCATGTGAACGCTGTGGGTGCCGCGCGGCGATAAGGTGAATCCGAGCTGCCGATAATTTTCGGCGGCCTTGTCGAGGTCCTTCACCATGACGACGGCGTGATCGATACCGATGACGTTCTTGAGGGCCACTGTTCTTTCCCCGATTGCAGATTGACCTTGAGCCGCGTTGACAGCCGACGGCCATGTCTACGCCGGATGGGCGGCCAAGTCATTTTCAATTCGGGGGAAGATGCGGAATTTCATTCCGCGCGACGCATCCTCGCGTGGCGCCGTCAACGCGCCCGCTCGATATAGGCGGCGAGGATGGCGCGCTCCTCGCTGGTCATCTCGGTGATGTTGCCCGGCGGCATGGCATTCGACCAGGCGGCGACACGGCCGATCAGGCGGATGTTGCGATGGATGTGCTCGGGCGCATCGAGCAGGATGCCCTTCGGCGCGGTGACGATGCCGGCCCAGACCGGCTCGGCGGCGTGGCACATGCTGCAGCGGGACATCACGATGTCCTCGACATTGGCAAGCGTCGGTGGTGCCGGCAGTGCGGCGGACTTGATCTCGCGCGGGCCGGCCGCGGAGAGGAAGAGGATCGCGATCACGCCGATGGCCGCGACGCCCCACACCCACCACGGCGATTTGCGGCCCGCGTGTCGCTCATTGAAGAAATGGCGGATCACCGGGCCGAGCGCCAGGACGATGGCGACGATGATCCAGTTGTAGCGCGTGGCGTAAAGCAGGGGATAGTGGTTGCTGATCATCAGCACGACCACGGGGAGCGTCAGATAATTGTTGTGGACCGAGCGCTCCTTGCTGGCCTTGCCGAGCTTCGGATCCGGCGCCTGTCCCGCGATCAGGCTGCCCACGATCTTCTTCTGGTTCGGGATGATGAGCGCGAAGACGTTGGCGACCATGATGGTGCCGATGATCGCGCCAATCTGGTTGAAAGCGCCGCGGCCGCTCAGCACATGGGTGAAGGCGTAGGTCAGCGCGACCAGGAACAAATAGCCGCCGATGGCGAACGGCAGCTCGCGCTGCGCCAGCCCGCTGCGGCAGGCGGCTTCATAGAGCAGCCAGGCCAGCGCGAGGCTGCAGAAGCTGAACAGGCCGGCCTGCAATGGCGAGAGGTCGAGGATGGATTTGTCGACCAGGAACAGATCGGCCTCGAGATAATACACCACCACCATCAGGGCGAAGCCGGACAGCCAGGTGGTGTAGGCCTCCCATTTGAACCAGGTCAGCTCGTCCGGCATCTGGGAAGGCGCGACCAGGTACTTCATGATCCGGTAGAAGCCGCCGCCATGGACCTGCCAGGCTTCGCCCTGGACGCCGTTGGGAAGGTCATTCTTGGGCCTGAGGCTCAGATCGAGGGCGATGAAATAGAAGGAGCTGCCGATCCAGGCGATCGCGGCAACCACGTGCAGCCAGCGGAGCAGCAGGCTCGCCCATTCCGATATGACGGATCCCCA comes from Bradyrhizobium sp. CCGE-LA001 and encodes:
- a CDS encoding lytic transglycosylase domain-containing protein, yielding MRFVVAACAAFLILMCDLNSSASRQTSIVDRTVLVNTQVSPLVPVVELFLASVQAIEVANARAAHEQVIEPAPEIQPVTQAQRSPIEQFCHALREAAETSGIPVPFFARLIWQESRFKSHEVSHAGAQGVAQFMPETAAEVGLDDPFDPMKALPASAKFLRKLRDDFGNLGLAAAAYNAGPGRIQKWLAKQSELPRETRDYVRIITGTQAEDWTERAEALAIRIDLPREAPCEGIGSLSKAKDVAWVPVNLTPSVVTIIRKSEQLAARPTTSAARKRFASLLRKNAAASGKARSMIAARAAGKSAKARAVRLASRERPSG
- a CDS encoding L,D-transpeptidase family protein, with protein sequence MMRWMLGTVMLLWFVCPVLAGNLDANAVNDAARSEKPPATDKISAPTAKLQILLDRAQFSPGQIDGKFGENAQKALKAFAEQNGLGFDKTIAPELWDKLNAASEGPVLVDYKITDADVKGPFLKKLPTKLEDMKSLEALSYTSPLEGLAEKFHMSEELLKALNPKKAFDKAGETIIVANIPARRELPRIARVEIDKASETLKAFDETGRLIAYYPASVGSADRPTPTGTLKVTAAHEQPTYRYNPEYKFKGVKSKRPFDIKPGPNNPVGSYWIGLSAQGYGIHGTAEPDRVSKSASHGCVRLTNWDARVLGENVKRGTSVVFLDASTDTSSRQQGAPAAKRASN
- a CDS encoding urate hydroxylase PuuD translates to MWGSVISEWASLLLRWLHVVAAIAWIGSSFYFIALDLSLRPKNDLPNGVQGEAWQVHGGGFYRIMKYLVAPSQMPDELTWFKWEAYTTWLSGFALMVVVYYLEADLFLVDKSILDLSPLQAGLFSFCSLALAWLLYEAACRSGLAQRELPFAIGGYLFLVALTYAFTHVLSGRGAFNQIGAIIGTIMVANVFALIIPNQKKIVGSLIAGQAPDPKLGKASKERSVHNNYLTLPVVVLMISNHYPLLYATRYNWIIVAIVLALGPVIRHFFNERHAGRKSPWWVWGVAAIGVIAILFLSAAGPREIKSAALPAPPTLANVEDIVMSRCSMCHAAEPVWAGIVTAPKGILLDAPEHIHRNIRLIGRVAAWSNAMPPGNITEMTSEERAILAAYIERAR
- a CDS encoding DUF1236 domain-containing protein codes for the protein MIRLLATTALGLVLASAAYAQSPSTTTKPEQTPQSQSNSTAPSTASPSASQQTTSQPQQSPATGTSAQNTQNTGTANSGSGTSNNAANSSDTSRPQSGTASSNTTGNQPATQQSANPPPANTNQAQDRSNPPPANSNQAQQAPAASGTNQAQQAPTSNQAQGERSGANSQAAAQTDVNLNKQQETRISTSISRLNVRPVTNVNFSLNVGTVVPRDVHLSTLPPDVVEIVPQYRGYSFALVKDEIVVVDPATYKIVTVLPYSGQSTATTTTTRERSASKFSDRDREAIRKHAKTRTEGRKEVRTTGSTARSEIRVGDRLPEGVEVEEFPTTVYRDAPDLREYRYIHRDTRTYVIEPRERRVIEEID
- a CDS encoding VOC family protein, producing the protein MALKNVIGIDHAVVMVKDLDKAAENYRQLGFTLSPRGTHSVHMGTGNYTIMFDPDYMELLGVLAPTELNAPARAFLDKRGEGIERIAFTAVDSAAGAEEIRARGLEPIGPTDFERPVTLPDGRVSAAKFRTFMWPTAEAPGGVRIFACQHKTRETVWIPELMRHANAAKRIRQTLIATPEPAKEAAHLARLIDREPTTDADGAATVPSGGDRADFVYLTLDQLGRLYPGVPLTGLSERGGAALVLVSGDLAATETALGSVAMRSGNAICVPPAKANGTLLAFVAG
- a CDS encoding NUDIX domain-containing protein gives rise to the protein MPSKSAGILAYRKRKRLEVLLVHPGGPFWRTKDLGAWSIPKGEYADEEDAEIAARREFAEELGLELTVPLMALDQIKQRGGKRVTAFAAEFDIDTSSIRSNTFEMEWPPRNGKRQVFPEVDRAEWFTLDEARKKINAGQRPLLDRLAQIIGDE
- a CDS encoding Bug family tripartite tricarboxylate transporter substrate binding protein is translated as MQRTLRLLAIVAALCVTTEALAQKYPARPAKIVVGFSAGGPVDVVARIVADRLSNKLGQPFVVENRAGANGMIAAEGVARADADGYTILACNSSTITLNKTLFKDIRYDPQVDFAPLTTVVSAPLVLVVNPENPKTANIKSVADLVAAAKAAPGALAYGSGGNGNLAHLAMELLSQKAGIKMIHVPYRGGSAAEVGILAQEVLAVFDPLSAVPLVKAGKLRALAVSSAERLPALPDVPTVAEAGYPGFDISFWVGFFMPKATPAPILETLHREIVAAAKDPAAEEKLGSQGVVSVLGPTEYAAKIAKETKDLADVVAAANIKAE